The nucleotide window CCTGGAAGGCCTCCCATGGGACCTGGTCCGGTAAGGCCGCCCTGGCCGGAACCCAGGGATCTCTGATATATAGGGACCGGATCACCGGTCCCCTTTTTATACGATAGGAAGGTCCATTTCAGAATCCGGACTGACTTCTACCTTTCCCACTTCTCCATCAGATAATATAATCTCAAGACCCAATACCTCATAAAAAATCTCTGCTGTATGAGCTGTCATTATATTATAGAACTCTTCTTTAATTTCCATCTTATCCGCTCCTTTTTTTATTCTTTAAAACCATACAATACAGCTAATCTCCTGAAAATCCCATTGACAGCAATCCGCTCATCGTCTATAATAATAGTATATCGAATATATGTTCGATTATCATTGCTCAGACCGGAACAAACATTCCATTTTCATATCCTGAAAGAATGTCTTCTGGATCTGCTCGGCTTCTTCTATGGAGAAGCCGCCGCAGTCGATTTTATACGCCAGATTCTTTTGGGATATGCCCGTGGATTCGGATATATCCTTTATGGATATGTTCTTCTCTGTCATGGCAGCTTTTAAATGTGGATATGACATAAAAACCATCCCCCTTCTACGCAACTGCGTTGTTTATATCTCATATAATATACTCTTCTAAGTATATTGTCAAGGCTTTTATTACGCAATTGCATATTTTTCCCATTTACTTTCCTGCCCGATTATGTTAAAATTGGATAGGAAAGGGGGTGAAAATATGGGAATCGGATCCAGACTGAGTGAATTGATGAGACACAGGGGCACCAATGCAAACGAACTGGCTCAGAAAATCGGCGTCGCGCCTACGACTATCTATTCCATGATAAAAAGAGACAGCAAAAAGGCCGATATAGAAGTGCTGATAAAAATTGCGCGGGAGCTGCAGGTCGACGCAGAATATTTCTGCAACGGCACCCCCTCTGCTTCTGCTCCAGCCGCTCCGTCTTATGAAGACATGGAGGAGCTGATCGCGCGGAACGGAAAAAATCTGTCTGCTGAGGAAAAAATAAAGCTGATCAAGCTTTTGTCAGAATTGGAATAAAGATTTGGGATGATGATATGGAATATGATCTGATCGAACAAAAAATCCTGGAAACTTATCGTACCCTAAATATCTGCAGCTTCCCTATAGACTGCTTTGAGGTGCTGAAAAAATATGGCTTCCGGATCTGCTCCTATCAAGACATGGGGCGAAAGAATCCGGAGCTTTATCAAATGGCTCTCAGGTATTCGGAAGATGCCTTTCGTTTTAAAAAACGTATCTTCTATAACCAGGATGTTCCCGACAGGCGAATCCGTTTTTCTCTCGCCCATGAATTCGCACACTGCGTCTTAAACCATCGGGGTGAAAATCCAAAACAGGAACTGGAGGCAAATTGTTTCGCCGGACGTTTCCTGGCCCCCGCCATGGCCATTCACTATACTCACTGCCGAAATGCAAGAGACGTATCCAACGTTTTTGATATCTCCCTGGAAGCCGCCGGATATGCATACCGGAATTATCAGTCATGGATACGTACTGCCGCCCGAAGAATGAGCGCTTACGACAAAGCCATGTACGAGCATTTTTATGACACGAAGAAAAAGAAATTTATCTGCCGCAGATCTTCTTCTTTTCCCTGGGGCGAAGAATTCTCTTTGGAAAACCATATGGTCCTGGGTGAGGACGTATGACGCCTTTGTTATCTTTCTATCTTTACTACAGGAAGGCGGACCGTAAACGTGGTCCCCACGTCAACCTGGCTGTCCAGCTGGATGCTTCCTCCGTAATAATTGACAATATGCTTGACGATGGAAAGGCCCAGTCCGGTGCCCCCCATTTTCTTGCTTCTTCCTTTATCCACCCGGTAGAACCGCTCAAAAACCCGTCTTTGTGCTTCTTTCGGGATTCCCACACCGGTATCGCTGACGGTCAGGACCATGTCCTTTTTATCGGAGGTGACTGTCAG belongs to Qiania dongpingensis and includes:
- a CDS encoding helix-turn-helix domain-containing protein is translated as MGIGSRLSELMRHRGTNANELAQKIGVAPTTIYSMIKRDSKKADIEVLIKIARELQVDAEYFCNGTPSASAPAAPSYEDMEELIARNGKNLSAEEKIKLIKLLSELE
- a CDS encoding ImmA/IrrE family metallo-endopeptidase, whose amino-acid sequence is MEYDLIEQKILETYRTLNICSFPIDCFEVLKKYGFRICSYQDMGRKNPELYQMALRYSEDAFRFKKRIFYNQDVPDRRIRFSLAHEFAHCVLNHRGENPKQELEANCFAGRFLAPAMAIHYTHCRNARDVSNVFDISLEAAGYAYRNYQSWIRTAARRMSAYDKAMYEHFYDTKKKKFICRRSSSFPWGEEFSLENHMVLGEDV